The Arthrobacter alpinus genome contains a region encoding:
- a CDS encoding carbohydrate ABC transporter permease, whose product MVVTTATRTPAKTRAPAGRVHSRRQRRIAWAFIAPFFVLFLAFTIAPIAYSAYLSLFTEKSSGLGFGGIKKTFVGAENYLRAFRDPVFFTGFGNVAVYCLIYIPVMIILALVIALLLDSAAARAKSVLRVVYYMPTIVPGLIAAIIWTYLYTPGVSPVVDLFEVTGSTWNMGGQLAALFSLSNITIWLHTGYNVILFYAALQAVPREVLEAATVDGAGAIRTAFAIKARMISGAVGLAVLFTVVGAMQLFAEPLLLQGKATAINSTWTPNMFIYQAAFEKHDFGYAAATALIFASLIGLLSWAVTKIGNKAQT is encoded by the coding sequence ATGGTTGTCACCACCGCGACCAGAACACCTGCGAAGACCAGGGCACCCGCCGGGCGGGTCCACAGTCGTCGGCAAAGGCGTATCGCCTGGGCCTTCATTGCACCGTTTTTCGTGCTGTTCCTGGCGTTTACGATCGCCCCCATCGCCTACTCGGCGTATTTGAGTCTCTTCACCGAAAAGTCCAGTGGTTTGGGCTTTGGCGGCATCAAGAAGACCTTCGTCGGCGCGGAGAACTACCTGCGCGCTTTCCGGGACCCGGTATTCTTCACCGGTTTTGGCAACGTCGCCGTCTATTGCCTGATCTATATCCCGGTCATGATTATCCTGGCCCTGGTCATTGCGCTGCTCCTGGATTCGGCCGCCGCACGCGCCAAGTCAGTATTGCGGGTGGTCTACTACATGCCGACCATTGTTCCTGGCTTGATTGCGGCCATCATTTGGACGTACCTGTACACGCCCGGCGTCAGCCCGGTGGTGGATCTCTTTGAAGTGACCGGGTCCACCTGGAACATGGGTGGGCAGCTTGCGGCACTGTTTTCGCTGTCAAACATCACCATCTGGCTGCACACCGGCTACAACGTGATCTTGTTCTATGCAGCGCTCCAGGCGGTCCCCCGGGAAGTGCTGGAAGCGGCCACGGTTGACGGTGCCGGCGCCATCCGCACGGCCTTCGCGATCAAGGCCCGCATGATCTCCGGCGCGGTGGGCCTAGCCGTCCTGTTCACCGTGGTCGGCGCCATGCAGCTGTTCGCCGAACCGCTGCTCCTGCAGGGCAAGGCCACCGCCATCAACAGCACCTGGACACCCAATATGTTCATCTACCAGGCGGCCTTTGAAAAGCATGACTTTGGCTATGCGGCGGCCACGGCCCTCATATTCGCCTCCCTCATCGGCCTGCTCTCCTGGGCCGTGACAAAGATCGGAAACAAGGCACAGACATGA
- a CDS encoding ABC transporter substrate-binding protein, with protein sequence MRTISRSQFLSGAAGMLTIAALTGCGGSPVSSTPKGPVEITFSSWQKGSKNVVDAYNAAQSDVHVTFKEVASSTDNYPQLTNQVKAKTAPDVITVEYPRVSEMATQGVLKDISKEAGDLLSKSFSPSITSLVNFGGATWGVPLDAGVLQMYYRSDLFEKYGIEVPTTWAEYAAAAKKVAAADPKVRLGASPVGDPALCAALAWQNGAKWGALNGDSWKVDIDSAASIEALKVQQDLVDAKLLWTGDAPVLAQKQADGQLLSVISGSWYGASLTTTFADQSGKWRVAPLPSPAAAPAAAMYGGSSFGISSTSDKVDAGLKFITWMTTNPEGIKARISGKSTTFPVNETARAAAIDAFDPSYFGGQDIYDVAAKGLAAIPEGWVWGPATVTTFTSLIDDAAKVKAGTSTLQDGLPVAQKATVADLKNRGISVK encoded by the coding sequence ATGCGCACCATCAGTAGGTCCCAATTCTTGAGCGGCGCCGCCGGCATGCTCACCATCGCCGCTCTCACCGGCTGCGGCGGAAGTCCGGTCTCCAGCACCCCGAAGGGCCCGGTGGAAATCACCTTCTCCTCATGGCAGAAGGGCTCCAAGAACGTCGTTGACGCCTACAACGCCGCTCAGAGCGACGTCCACGTCACGTTCAAGGAAGTGGCCTCTTCCACCGACAACTACCCGCAACTGACCAACCAGGTCAAGGCCAAGACCGCACCCGACGTGATCACCGTGGAATACCCCAGGGTTTCCGAGATGGCGACCCAGGGCGTGTTGAAGGACATTTCCAAGGAAGCCGGGGATCTGCTTTCCAAGAGCTTTTCCCCTTCGATCACCTCGCTGGTGAACTTTGGCGGCGCCACCTGGGGTGTCCCTCTGGATGCCGGCGTTCTGCAGATGTACTACCGCTCCGACTTGTTTGAAAAGTACGGCATCGAAGTGCCCACGACCTGGGCCGAGTACGCCGCTGCCGCCAAGAAGGTTGCCGCTGCCGATCCCAAGGTCCGCCTCGGAGCCAGCCCCGTGGGCGATCCCGCCCTGTGCGCGGCCCTGGCCTGGCAGAACGGCGCCAAGTGGGGCGCCCTCAACGGCGATTCCTGGAAGGTCGACATCGATAGCGCCGCCTCCATTGAAGCCTTGAAGGTCCAGCAGGACCTCGTGGATGCCAAGCTGCTGTGGACCGGGGATGCGCCCGTATTGGCGCAGAAGCAGGCCGACGGCCAGCTGCTGTCCGTCATCAGCGGATCCTGGTACGGGGCCAGCCTGACCACCACCTTCGCGGACCAGAGCGGCAAGTGGCGTGTTGCCCCGCTGCCGTCCCCGGCAGCCGCACCGGCGGCTGCCATGTACGGCGGATCGTCTTTTGGCATCTCCAGCACCAGTGACAAGGTCGACGCCGGCCTGAAGTTCATCACGTGGATGACCACCAACCCCGAGGGCATCAAGGCCCGGATTTCCGGCAAGTCGACCACGTTCCCCGTGAACGAGACGGCACGCGCCGCCGCCATTGACGCCTTCGACCCCAGCTACTTTGGCGGTCAGGACATTTACGATGTTGCCGCCAAGGGCCTTGCTGCCATCCCGGAAGGCTGGGTGTGGGGTCCGGCCACCGTCACCACGTTCACGTCGCTGATTGACGACGCCGCCAAGGTCAAGGCGGGCACCTCCACCTTGCAGGACGGTTTGCCGGTCGCCCAGAAGGCCACCGTGGCCGATCTGAAAAATCGCGGCATCTCCGTCAAGTAA